A single region of the Procambarus clarkii isolate CNS0578487 chromosome 94, FALCON_Pclarkii_2.0, whole genome shotgun sequence genome encodes:
- the LOC138359979 gene encoding octapeptide-repeat protein T2-like: MEETREEGSDGGDEGGRQRWRRRGRKAAMEETREGAAGMEETREEGSDGGDEGGRQRWRRRGRKAAMEETREGAAGMEETREEGSDGGDEGGRCRDGGDEGGRQRLRRRGRKAAMEETREEGSDGGDEGGRQRWRRRGRALQGWRRRGRKAAMEETRKAAKEETREEGSDGGDEGGRCRDGVKEIEREGWRRDARKGWMEERRGKRNGGEKGGWDTGRSLL; the protein is encoded by the coding sequence ATGGAGGAGACGAGGGAGGAAGGCAGCGATGGAGGAGACGAGGGAGGAAGGCAGCGATGGAGGAGACGAGGGAGGAAGGCAGCGATGGAGGAGACGAGGGAGGGCGCTGCAGGGATGGAGGAGACGAGGGAGGAAGGCAGCGATGGAGGAGACGAGGGAGGAAGGCAGCGATGGAGGAGACGAGGGAGGAAGGCAGCGATGGAGGAGACGAGGGAGGGCGCTGCAGGGATGGAGGAGACGAGGGAGGAAGGCAGCGATGGAGGAGACGAGGGAGGGCGCTGCAGGGATGGAGGAGACGAGGGAGGAAGGCAGCGATTGAGGAGACGAGGGAGGAAGGCAGCGATGGAGGAGACGAGGGAGGAAGGCAGCGATGGAGGAGACGAGGGAGGAAGGCAGCGATGGAGGAGACGAGGGAGGGCGCTGCAGGGATGGAGGAGACGAGGGAGGAAGGCAGCGATGGAGGAGACGAGGAAGGCAGCGAAGGAGGAGACGAGGGAGGAAGGCAGCGATGGAGGAGACGAGGGAGGGCGCTGCAGGGATGGAGTAAAGGAGAtagagagggaaggatggaggagAGATGCGAGGAAGGGATGgatggaggagaggagaggaaagaggaatggaggagagaaaggaggatgggacacaggcaggaGTCTTCTATAA